A single genomic interval of Bacillus smithii harbors:
- a CDS encoding amino acid ABC transporter permease, translating into MNGFLLVMDQMPLLLKGAWKTIELAIFSLFFAAIIGLVFGLFRVSRSRLLRAITKFYVSLIRGTPLYVQLIFFYFGVFPLIIKGSIEPTTAGIFVLSINAGAYLVEIFRGGIESIDRGQMEAGRASGLSYWQTMRHVILPQAVKRMIPAFLNQFIISLKDTSLFATIGVAELTYTAQTIYSIIFKAFQFLTAIAVMYWIIITLLTWMATFLEKRWVSE; encoded by the coding sequence ATGAATGGATTTTTACTTGTCATGGATCAGATGCCGCTTTTATTGAAAGGAGCATGGAAAACCATTGAACTAGCGATATTTTCGCTTTTCTTTGCGGCCATTATCGGTCTCGTGTTCGGATTGTTCCGAGTCTCTCGGTCAAGACTATTGCGGGCCATTACCAAATTTTATGTCAGCTTAATCAGGGGAACTCCCCTTTACGTCCAGCTCATTTTCTTTTATTTTGGCGTTTTTCCATTGATTATAAAAGGATCGATTGAACCTACAACGGCCGGTATTTTTGTTTTGAGCATAAATGCGGGGGCGTATTTGGTGGAAATTTTCCGCGGCGGGATAGAATCTATTGACCGTGGACAAATGGAAGCAGGGAGAGCTTCGGGATTGAGTTATTGGCAGACGATGAGGCATGTAATTCTTCCGCAAGCAGTGAAACGGATGATCCCCGCCTTCTTGAATCAATTTATCATCAGCTTAAAAGATACTTCTTTGTTTGCGACTATAGGAGTGGCGGAATTAACGTATACAGCTCAAACGATTTATTCGATTATTTTTAAAGCGTTCCAGTTTTTGACGGCGATCGCAGTTATGTATTGGATCATCATCACCCTTTTAACGTGGATGGCCACTTTTTTGGAAAAAAGATGGGTGTCAGAATAA
- a CDS encoding transporter substrate-binding domain-containing protein: protein MMKKVGSIIFVFLLAIGLTACGQTSEKSGNGGTKERTVMFATEPAIAPFSFKENGQLKGFDIEIVQEIAKEKHYKVKWREMKFDGLITSLQSKQVDGGVAAITIRDDRKKVIDFTEPYYQSGLVLVTKKESAIKSLKDLKGKMIVAKQGSSGLEKANELKAKYGANVKILEDEPTLYMDVEKGRADALVNDLPFVMSKIHSGTASQLKIVGKKLTTEDYGIAIAKDEPQLLKDFNDGLAELKKNGKYDQLYEKYFGTKPK, encoded by the coding sequence ATGATGAAAAAAGTTGGATCGATTATATTCGTTTTCCTTCTGGCGATTGGATTAACGGCATGTGGCCAAACCTCGGAAAAGTCGGGAAATGGCGGCACCAAAGAAAGGACGGTTATGTTTGCGACAGAACCTGCTATTGCCCCATTCTCATTTAAAGAAAATGGCCAGTTAAAAGGTTTTGATATTGAGATTGTTCAAGAAATTGCGAAAGAGAAGCATTACAAAGTGAAATGGAGAGAAATGAAATTTGACGGTTTGATCACGTCACTGCAGTCCAAGCAAGTGGATGGCGGAGTGGCAGCCATTACAATACGTGACGACCGAAAGAAAGTAATCGATTTTACCGAACCATATTACCAATCTGGACTGGTCTTAGTGACGAAAAAAGAAAGCGCCATCAAATCATTGAAAGATTTAAAAGGAAAAATGATCGTTGCGAAACAAGGTTCTTCCGGTTTGGAAAAAGCCAATGAGCTGAAAGCGAAGTATGGAGCCAATGTCAAAATATTAGAAGATGAACCAACTCTTTATATGGATGTAGAAAAAGGTCGTGCAGATGCGTTAGTGAACGATTTGCCGTTTGTTATGTCTAAAATTCATTCAGGAACGGCTTCCCAACTCAAGATCGTAGGCAAAAAACTAACGACAGAGGATTACGGCATTGCGATTGCTAAAGATGAACCACAACTTTTAAAAGACTTTAACGACGGGTTGGCGGAATTGAAGAAAAACGGAAAATACGATCAATTATATGAAAAATACTTTGGAACCAAGCCGAAATAA
- a CDS encoding aldehyde dehydrogenase family protein, protein MANIQLSGEKVINYINGEWTSSKKAKFVTIVNPADGQPIGEVLQSSKEDVDLAVQAAKQAQKKWSRVPAPQRAQYLYRVGELLKERKEKLASILTQEMGKVIEEARGEVQEGIDMAFYMAGEGRRLFGQTTTSELNDKFAMSIRVPIGVVGIITPWNFPIAIATWKSFPAIVAGNTVIWKPATETPLMARELVKILDEAGLPKGVMNLVCGSGSEVGSAIVEHPDIDVISFTGSNEVGRTIAEKGGKLLKRVSLEMGGKNAVIVMEDADLSLAVEGIIWSAFGTSGQRCTACSRVIVHENVKAELEKRLLQEMKKLTIGNGLNEDVKIGPVINKSALKKIHEFVEMGQKEGADLLAGGYIVKEKNLDGGNYYAPTLFTNVRPDMRIAQEEIFGPVLSIIPVRSFEEAVEVNNSVAYGLSSSIYTRNVNRVFAAQRDLDTGIVYINAGTTGAEIHLPFGGTKGTGNGHRDSGVAALDVFTEWKSVYVDFSGKLQRAQIDVES, encoded by the coding sequence ATGGCAAACATACAGCTTTCAGGCGAAAAAGTCATCAACTATATTAACGGAGAATGGACTTCTTCAAAGAAAGCGAAATTTGTAACTATCGTCAATCCGGCTGACGGTCAACCGATCGGTGAAGTATTGCAGTCTTCAAAAGAAGATGTGGATTTGGCTGTCCAAGCGGCGAAACAAGCCCAAAAAAAATGGTCACGTGTACCGGCTCCGCAACGAGCGCAATATTTGTATCGGGTTGGCGAGTTGTTGAAAGAACGAAAAGAAAAGCTGGCTAGCATCCTCACCCAAGAAATGGGAAAAGTCATTGAGGAAGCTCGCGGTGAGGTCCAAGAAGGAATCGATATGGCCTTTTATATGGCAGGAGAAGGAAGAAGATTGTTTGGGCAAACCACGACATCCGAATTAAATGATAAGTTTGCCATGAGCATCCGTGTTCCGATTGGTGTCGTTGGAATTATCACTCCTTGGAATTTCCCCATTGCTATTGCTACGTGGAAATCGTTCCCTGCCATTGTTGCCGGAAATACGGTCATTTGGAAGCCGGCTACGGAAACGCCGCTAATGGCAAGAGAATTGGTGAAAATCTTGGATGAAGCAGGTTTGCCAAAAGGAGTGATGAATCTTGTTTGCGGTTCTGGTTCCGAAGTCGGATCAGCCATCGTAGAACATCCTGATATCGATGTCATTTCATTTACCGGTTCCAATGAAGTAGGGCGGACGATTGCAGAAAAAGGCGGAAAACTTTTAAAACGTGTTTCGCTTGAAATGGGCGGAAAAAATGCGGTGATTGTCATGGAAGATGCTGACTTGTCGCTGGCAGTGGAAGGAATCATATGGAGCGCCTTTGGTACGAGCGGACAAAGGTGTACAGCGTGCAGCCGGGTGATCGTACATGAAAACGTAAAAGCCGAACTGGAAAAACGTCTGCTTCAAGAAATGAAAAAACTGACGATCGGAAATGGATTAAACGAAGACGTCAAAATAGGGCCTGTTATTAACAAAAGTGCATTAAAGAAAATACATGAGTTTGTAGAAATGGGTCAAAAGGAAGGGGCCGACTTGCTTGCGGGAGGTTATATCGTTAAAGAAAAAAATCTCGACGGCGGAAATTATTATGCCCCTACTTTATTTACGAATGTTCGGCCTGATATGAGAATTGCTCAAGAGGAAATTTTTGGACCGGTGCTTTCCATCATTCCTGTTCGAAGTTTTGAAGAAGCGGTGGAAGTGAATAATAGCGTTGCTTATGGATTATCCAGTTCCATTTATACACGAAATGTCAACCGAGTGTTTGCCGCTCAGCGAGACTTAGATACGGGCATTGTGTACATTAATGCCGGAACGACCGGTGCGGAAATTCATCTGCCATTCGGCGGCACAAAAGGCACCGGCAATGGTCATCGCGATTCCGGTGTGGCAGCATTGGATGTGTTTACGGAATGGAAAAGCGTGTATGTCGATTTTAGCGGAAAATTACAGCGAGCTCAAATCGATGTGGAATCATGA
- a CDS encoding threonine/serine exporter family protein, giving the protein MLEQMVTSFIASAGFGIIFNAPKSSLFQCGLVGMIGWIIYFWLVEMQYDSVFASCVASIFVGVISYICAKMYKTPVIIFTVGGIIPLVPGGLAYDAMRHFVQNDYNIALQLAAKVFLISGAIAMGLVFAEVVNLIIRKFLSVKQKARWRVLYNKDTNIES; this is encoded by the coding sequence ATGCTGGAGCAAATGGTTACGAGTTTTATTGCCTCCGCCGGTTTTGGAATTATATTCAATGCGCCTAAAAGCTCCTTGTTTCAGTGCGGCTTGGTAGGGATGATCGGCTGGATTATTTACTTTTGGTTAGTAGAAATGCAGTATGATAGCGTGTTTGCTTCTTGTGTCGCATCCATATTTGTCGGGGTGATCAGCTACATTTGTGCCAAAATGTATAAAACACCGGTCATTATTTTCACTGTCGGAGGAATCATCCCTTTAGTACCGGGAGGGTTGGCCTATGATGCGATGAGGCATTTCGTGCAGAATGACTATAATATCGCTCTCCAATTGGCGGCAAAAGTCTTTTTGATTTCAGGTGCCATCGCCATGGGTCTCGTATTTGCGGAAGTTGTCAACCTGATTATCCGGAAATTCCTTAGTGTTAAGCAAAAAGCAAGATGGCGTGTTTTATACAATAAGGACACGAATATCGAAAGCTGA
- a CDS encoding threonine/serine exporter family protein — protein MKENGHSTLEIIEVCLLAGKIMLRSGAETYRVEDTMSRIAASCGIQNAHCFVAPTAIIFSMDGMEPTKLVRISERSTDLHKIALVNNVSRNISAGKLTIREAYALLKEMDQNDFTFPLWEQILAAAISSGCFLIMFQGKWNDFLAACIAGAVGFLFLVYVHRFIQIKFFAEFLASLMIGLSSAFFVKIGIGHQLDKIIIGSVMPLVPGLAITNALRDLMAGHLVSGLSRGAEAFLTAFAIGTGIAVVFTFL, from the coding sequence ATGAAAGAGAATGGCCATTCCACATTGGAAATTATTGAAGTATGTTTACTGGCGGGAAAAATTATGCTAAGAAGCGGAGCTGAAACGTATCGTGTAGAAGATACGATGTCTCGCATCGCTGCTTCATGTGGAATTCAAAACGCTCATTGTTTTGTTGCGCCAACAGCCATTATTTTTTCCATGGATGGAATGGAACCGACCAAACTTGTCCGTATTTCGGAGCGTTCAACGGATCTCCATAAAATAGCTTTAGTGAACAATGTATCAAGAAACATAAGTGCCGGGAAATTAACGATTCGAGAAGCTTATGCACTATTAAAAGAAATGGATCAAAACGACTTTACATTTCCTCTATGGGAACAAATTCTGGCGGCCGCGATTTCAAGTGGCTGCTTTTTAATCATGTTTCAAGGAAAATGGAACGATTTTCTAGCTGCTTGCATTGCCGGTGCCGTCGGGTTTTTGTTTCTTGTGTACGTTCATCGATTTATTCAAATCAAGTTTTTTGCCGAATTTTTAGCGTCTCTCATGATTGGTCTCAGTTCTGCTTTTTTTGTCAAAATAGGAATTGGACACCAATTGGATAAGATCATTATTGGTTCGGTGATGCCGCTTGTTCCCGGATTAGCCATTACCAATGCATTGAGAGATTTAATGGCAGGACACCTTGTTTCAGGATTATCAAGGGGAGCGGAAGCCTTTTTAACAGCGTTTGCGATCGGAACCGGAATAGCGGTTGTGTTTACGTTTTTATAA
- the cyoD gene encoding cytochrome o ubiquinol oxidase subunit IV — MENHGSLKSYVTGFILSIILTIIPLLLVTNHAFSKGALVAAIITMAVLQFVIQLVFFMHIRESEKPRYNVFALALGIVFVITIVIGSIWIMTFNSVVQ; from the coding sequence ATGGAAAATCACGGCTCACTCAAATCTTATGTGACAGGGTTTATTTTATCGATTATCTTAACCATCATCCCGTTGTTATTAGTGACGAATCATGCATTCAGCAAAGGGGCGCTTGTCGCCGCTATCATTACGATGGCTGTTCTGCAATTTGTCATCCAGTTAGTTTTCTTTATGCATATCCGCGAGTCTGAGAAACCGCGATATAATGTTTTTGCACTTGCGCTGGGCATTGTTTTTGTCATTACCATTGTAATAGGTTCTATATGGATTATGACATTTAACAGTGTCGTACAATAA
- the cyoC gene encoding cytochrome o ubiquinol oxidase subunit III produces the protein MSAITSQHDHHVEELESMKVMGFWIFLVTDCLIFGTLFATYAVLVNHIANGPSGKEIFELSGVTWETFILLTSSFTSGLAMLAMHKGNKKQIINWLIVTILLGMSFVGLEVREFAHMVDEGASISTSAFLTAFFTLVGTHGLHVSLGILWMIGLIIQLFQRGLNVKTKRKLTVIGLYWHFLDVVWIFIFTIVYLMGVM, from the coding sequence ATGTCCGCGATTACATCCCAACATGATCATCATGTGGAAGAGCTGGAATCCATGAAAGTAATGGGATTCTGGATCTTCCTCGTGACGGACTGTTTAATTTTCGGTACGTTGTTTGCAACGTATGCCGTATTAGTTAACCATATAGCCAATGGTCCAAGCGGAAAAGAAATATTTGAACTTTCCGGAGTAACATGGGAAACGTTCATTCTATTAACAAGCAGTTTTACAAGCGGTTTGGCTATGCTTGCCATGCATAAAGGAAATAAGAAACAAATCATTAACTGGCTGATTGTCACTATTTTGTTAGGAATGTCTTTCGTCGGATTGGAAGTGCGGGAATTTGCTCATATGGTAGATGAAGGGGCAAGCATTTCTACGAGTGCATTTTTAACTGCCTTTTTCACATTAGTCGGTACACATGGATTGCACGTATCCTTAGGGATCTTGTGGATGATAGGATTGATCATTCAACTTTTCCAACGCGGTTTGAATGTGAAAACGAAACGGAAACTGACGGTGATCGGTCTTTATTGGCACTTTCTTGATGTCGTTTGGATCTTCATTTTCACGATTGTGTATTTAATGGGGGTGATGTAA
- a CDS encoding cbb3-type cytochrome c oxidase subunit I, with translation MWEKIKDFSSGFFVTGEPMIYGADVAIVLVSLAIVYVLTRYKKWGWLWREWLTTVDHKKIGIMYIIASLLMLFRGGVDALLMRTQLAMPGLHFLDSNHYNEIFTTHGTIMILFMAMPLMFGLFNIAVPLQIGARDVAYPFLNAVSFWMFFFGALLFNLSFVIGGSPNAGWLSYPPLSEIPYSSGPGQNFYVWGINISGIGSTATGINFLVTILKMRAKGMKLMKMPLFTWSVLASCILIIFSFPVFTATLAMLYIDRFLDGHFFTMTGAGNPMMYINLIWMWGHPEVYIVVLPAFGIFSEVVATFTKKKIFGYKSMVFSLILISVISYFTWAHHFFTMGAGADVNTFFAIATMAIAIPTGVKIFNWLFTMYKGRIEFSQPMLWTIGFIVCFVIGGATGVMLSIAPADYQYHNSYFLIAHFHNTLIGGVVFGYLAGLIYWWPKMFGFKLNDRLGKWAFWFWNIGFYVCFLPQYALGFMGMTRRLYTYGWDRGWASLNFVSTIGAFLMGIGFIFQAVQIIYSIKHGEKDTTGDPWNGRTLEWSIPSPAPHYNFAVVPYAPEQDAWWEMKKKMQDPDYKKEKVELEPIHMPKNTGIPFIMSFFWFIAGFGFTFEWVWMIVVGLIGVAATMFARSFQYDDDYYIPVEEIKETESAMGRVV, from the coding sequence ATGTGGGAGAAAATCAAAGATTTCTCTTCCGGGTTCTTCGTAACGGGAGAACCGATGATATACGGGGCAGACGTTGCGATCGTATTAGTGTCATTGGCCATCGTTTATGTGCTGACCCGTTATAAAAAATGGGGTTGGCTTTGGCGTGAATGGCTGACAACTGTAGATCATAAAAAAATTGGGATCATGTATATTATCGCTTCCCTCTTAATGCTTTTCCGAGGAGGAGTCGATGCTTTATTAATGCGTACGCAGTTGGCGATGCCAGGTCTGCATTTTCTTGATTCAAACCACTATAATGAAATTTTCACGACGCACGGAACGATTATGATTTTATTTATGGCGATGCCGTTGATGTTCGGATTGTTTAACATCGCCGTTCCGTTACAAATCGGTGCTCGTGATGTTGCGTATCCGTTTTTAAATGCAGTAAGCTTTTGGATGTTTTTCTTTGGAGCACTGCTGTTCAACTTATCGTTTGTTATCGGAGGTTCGCCGAACGCCGGTTGGCTAAGTTATCCTCCACTTTCTGAAATTCCTTACAGCAGCGGTCCAGGTCAAAACTTCTATGTTTGGGGTATCAATATTTCAGGTATCGGAAGTACAGCAACTGGAATTAACTTCTTAGTCACCATTTTGAAAATGAGAGCAAAAGGCATGAAGCTTATGAAAATGCCGCTCTTTACTTGGTCGGTGCTTGCTTCCTGTATTTTAATTATTTTTTCGTTCCCGGTATTTACGGCTACGTTGGCCATGTTGTATATTGACCGCTTCCTTGACGGACATTTCTTTACGATGACCGGTGCTGGAAACCCGATGATGTATATCAATCTCATTTGGATGTGGGGACATCCTGAAGTTTATATCGTTGTGTTGCCGGCATTTGGTATTTTCTCAGAAGTGGTTGCAACTTTCACCAAAAAGAAAATTTTTGGATATAAATCAATGGTCTTTTCATTAATTCTGATCAGCGTCATTTCTTATTTCACATGGGCTCACCACTTCTTTACAATGGGTGCAGGGGCCGATGTAAATACGTTCTTTGCTATTGCGACGATGGCGATTGCCATACCGACAGGGGTTAAAATATTTAACTGGCTGTTTACGATGTATAAAGGTCGCATCGAGTTTAGCCAACCAATGTTGTGGACAATCGGCTTTATCGTGTGCTTCGTTATTGGTGGAGCCACTGGGGTTATGCTATCCATTGCTCCAGCTGATTACCAATACCATAACAGCTACTTCTTAATTGCCCACTTCCACAACACGTTGATCGGTGGAGTTGTGTTCGGTTATTTAGCTGGACTGATTTATTGGTGGCCGAAGATGTTCGGTTTTAAATTGAATGACCGCTTAGGCAAATGGGCCTTCTGGTTCTGGAATATCGGATTCTATGTATGTTTCTTGCCGCAATATGCACTTGGATTTATGGGAATGACCCGTCGTCTTTACACATACGGCTGGGACCGCGGCTGGGCATCTTTAAACTTCGTTTCGACCATCGGTGCATTCTTGATGGGTATCGGATTTATTTTCCAAGCCGTGCAAATTATTTACAGCATCAAACATGGCGAAAAAGATACAACTGGAGATCCATGGAACGGACGTACGTTGGAATGGTCTATTCCTTCACCGGCTCCGCATTATAATTTCGCAGTCGTTCCATATGCACCTGAACAAGATGCATGGTGGGAAATGAAGAAAAAAATGCAGGATCCGGATTACAAAAAAGAAAAAGTAGAATTAGAACCGATTCACATGCCAAAAAATACTGGAATTCCGTTTATAATGTCTTTCTTCTGGTTTATAGCCGGCTTTGGATTTACCTTTGAATGGGTTTGGATGATCGTTGTCGGCTTAATTGGAGTAGCCGCTACGATGTTCGCACGTTCCTTCCAATACGATGATGATTACTATATACCGGTCGAAGAAATTAAAGAAACGGAATCCGCCATGGGGAGGGTGGTATGA
- the coxB gene encoding cytochrome c oxidase subunit II, which yields MIQKWLKWLKVLPAAIFAVMTLAGCENYVVLQPKGPVAKTEYDLIVFTSLVCLGIILVVFALLFYIIWRYRDKPDNKAPYQPEWDDNKTLEIVWWSIPIVICLILGYSTYKTTFALAKGTDLHDSNKQPVTIQATSLDWKWLFTYPDDKVASVNEVVIPAGVPVKFELTSDAPMNSFWVPSLGGQIYTMPGMSMGLYLKADKPGVYYGSGANFSGEGFAHMKFKVIAKPENEYKQWVAQVKKSSPALTEKGYETLSKPGLTDKAFYSSYPNGLFEKIVKKNGGDFYKMHHMDTYKTHPDFGKDSEKDENGGSDMNMDMSH from the coding sequence ATGATTCAAAAATGGCTGAAATGGCTGAAAGTCCTTCCAGCGGCGATTTTTGCTGTGATGACGCTGGCCGGTTGTGAAAACTATGTAGTTCTCCAGCCGAAAGGACCTGTAGCCAAAACAGAGTATGACTTGATTGTATTTACTTCTTTAGTCTGCTTAGGAATTATCCTTGTTGTCTTTGCGTTGCTTTTCTACATTATATGGCGTTACCGCGACAAACCGGATAACAAAGCACCTTATCAACCGGAATGGGACGACAACAAAACGCTAGAAATAGTTTGGTGGTCTATTCCAATTGTGATCTGTTTGATTTTAGGTTACAGCACCTACAAAACAACATTTGCACTGGCAAAGGGTACTGATTTACACGATTCTAATAAGCAGCCAGTGACGATTCAAGCTACGTCATTGGATTGGAAATGGCTGTTTACTTATCCAGACGACAAAGTGGCCTCTGTCAATGAAGTCGTGATTCCTGCCGGAGTCCCTGTCAAATTTGAACTGACAAGCGATGCACCGATGAATTCTTTCTGGGTCCCGTCGCTTGGAGGACAGATCTACACGATGCCGGGAATGTCAATGGGACTATATTTAAAGGCAGACAAACCGGGCGTTTATTATGGTTCCGGAGCGAACTTTTCCGGTGAAGGATTTGCTCATATGAAGTTTAAAGTAATTGCAAAACCGGAAAATGAATATAAACAATGGGTAGCTCAAGTGAAAAAATCATCCCCGGCTTTAACGGAAAAAGGTTATGAAACACTTTCAAAACCGGGATTGACGGATAAAGCTTTTTATTCTTCTTACCCGAACGGTTTATTCGAAAAAATTGTGAAGAAAAATGGCGGAGATTTCTACAAAATGCACCATATGGATACTTATAAAACACACCCGGATTTTGGAAAAGATTCCGAGAAGGATGAAAATGGTGGCTCCGACATGAATATGGATATGTCTCATTAA
- a CDS encoding antibiotic biosynthesis monooxygenase family protein, whose amino-acid sequence MNLFKTSKTPYYAVIFTSERTEVDRGYDEMADEMLELVSKQKGFLGAESVRGEDGLGITVSYWDSLDSIQNWKENVRHQIAQEKGKTEWYKRFTTRICKVERETIFDPDAKFK is encoded by the coding sequence ATGAATCTTTTTAAAACATCAAAAACCCCCTACTACGCTGTCATTTTCACTTCGGAAAGAACTGAGGTCGACAGAGGATATGACGAAATGGCTGATGAAATGTTGGAATTAGTTTCGAAACAAAAAGGGTTTTTAGGAGCAGAGAGTGTAAGAGGCGAGGACGGATTAGGCATTACTGTTTCCTATTGGGATTCGTTGGATTCTATCCAAAACTGGAAAGAAAACGTTCGCCATCAAATAGCTCAAGAAAAAGGGAAAACAGAATGGTATAAACGTTTCACTACTAGAATATGCAAAGTGGAAAGAGAAACGATTTTTGATCCCGATGCAAAATTTAAATAA
- the thiE gene encoding thiamine phosphate synthase, which produces MLKFNVKQALSLYLVTSESMELEELLNKVEAAIQGGVTMVQLREKQSSGKLFLKKALALKSLTEKYEISLVINDRVDIALAAGADGVHVGQSDLPAAYVKKIVPPSMFVGVSCSTVEEAKEAEKQGADYLGVGAVFPTNSKKDAERLEKGMLESIVESVNIPVVAIGGINLENVQQLSHTGIDGIAVVSAILSSNNPKLAAEMLKSARLKG; this is translated from the coding sequence TTGTTGAAGTTTAATGTCAAACAGGCGCTTTCTTTATATCTGGTGACCAGTGAATCAATGGAATTGGAGGAATTATTGAATAAAGTTGAAGCGGCCATTCAAGGCGGTGTGACGATGGTGCAGCTGCGAGAAAAACAATCGTCAGGCAAGCTTTTTTTGAAAAAGGCGCTTGCCTTGAAGTCGCTGACAGAAAAATATGAGATTTCGCTTGTTATCAATGACAGGGTCGATATTGCGCTGGCTGCGGGAGCGGATGGTGTTCATGTCGGACAAAGCGATCTGCCGGCAGCCTATGTGAAAAAAATCGTTCCGCCTTCCATGTTCGTAGGGGTTTCTTGCAGCACCGTAGAGGAAGCAAAAGAAGCCGAAAAACAAGGAGCCGATTATTTAGGAGTAGGTGCTGTTTTTCCGACGAATAGCAAAAAAGACGCGGAACGGTTGGAAAAGGGAATGCTGGAATCCATAGTGGAGAGTGTGAACATCCCCGTTGTTGCCATTGGCGGAATAAACCTGGAGAATGTTCAGCAGTTAAGCCATACAGGTATCGACGGTATCGCTGTTGTTTCAGCTATTCTATCCAGCAACAATCCAAAATTGGCAGCAGAAATGCTAAAAAGTGCACGCCTAAAAGGATAA
- the thiM gene encoding hydroxyethylthiazole kinase, which produces MKEEIAALMEQVRSKNPLVHHITNTVTINDCANVTLAIGGSPVMADSPEEAASMVKLAQALVINMGTLTESTFTAMVRASQEANRRQIPVVLDPVGVGATSFRNEKAKEFLQTVDPQIVRGNASEISSLIGEEAQTRGVDAGNVNEDLALLASRAAKLLKAVVVVSGPVDYISDGNRTIGIQNGHPILTKVTGTGCMATSLIGNFAGATNDYFYAAIAGISVMGIAGELAYRSFGESPVGTGSFHIRLIDEVSFMNSRTWQKEVNFVEV; this is translated from the coding sequence ATGAAAGAAGAAATCGCAGCATTAATGGAGCAAGTTCGATCGAAAAATCCGCTTGTTCACCATATTACGAATACCGTCACGATCAATGATTGTGCGAATGTGACGCTGGCCATTGGCGGATCACCTGTTATGGCCGATTCCCCAGAGGAAGCGGCTTCTATGGTTAAGCTTGCTCAGGCGTTGGTGATCAATATGGGAACGTTGACAGAATCTACTTTTACCGCCATGGTGCGTGCATCACAAGAAGCCAATCGTCGGCAAATTCCCGTTGTATTAGATCCGGTTGGAGTCGGAGCGACGTCGTTTCGCAATGAAAAAGCAAAAGAATTTTTGCAAACAGTCGATCCGCAAATTGTCCGCGGGAATGCGAGCGAAATTTCCTCATTGATAGGCGAAGAAGCGCAGACAAGGGGAGTCGATGCCGGGAACGTTAACGAAGATCTTGCTCTCTTAGCTTCACGGGCGGCAAAGCTGTTAAAGGCAGTAGTTGTCGTCAGCGGTCCAGTGGATTACATCTCAGACGGAAATCGGACAATTGGGATTCAAAATGGTCATCCGATTTTAACAAAGGTGACGGGAACGGGCTGTATGGCTACTTCTTTAATCGGAAATTTTGCCGGAGCAACGAACGACTACTTTTACGCGGCGATTGCCGGGATTTCAGTGATGGGAATCGCAGGAGAGTTGGCATACCGCTCTTTTGGCGAATCACCGGTGGGTACTGGAAGCTTTCATATTCGCTTAATCGATGAAGTTTCTTTTATGAACAGTCGTACTTGGCAGAAAGAAGTGAACTTTGTTGAAGTTTAA